One genomic region from Antedon mediterranea chromosome 3, ecAntMedi1.1, whole genome shotgun sequence encodes:
- the LOC140043857 gene encoding histamine H3 receptor-like, with amino-acid sequence MESVSEGNQTDDTLIIVSCGIVITWILSVVTVFGNSLVILAFITEKSLRSNPAYLFILNLSIADFLTGAFSFPLNTLWLMFDYWPFGEGVCKMWLIIDYTACAVSVCGIILISLDRYWMLKLKLKYRQFQTTKRVTVMILVSWAVLIPFYAIPTLFWEKFKGEQIIDYSEDCEMESEQSLAYNLVIVFVEFLIPLPIIVYFNIIVYREIRSRSRTRPSHNISQSVTHGCDSTISTAVAFSVTSENPRNMLKKHRKAAVTLGALVIAFAICWTPYNIVLIWSIVCDDCLSDTLWEVVNYLLWTNSAINPFLYALTNLKIRECYYKLLGVNYFRKSTRIIQVH; translated from the coding sequence ATGGAATCGGTCTCTGAAGGAAATCAAACTGACGATACTTTGATTATTGTATCCTGCGGAATCGTAATAACTTGGATTCTGTCCGTAGTGACCGTGTTCGGGAACAGTCTCGTCATTCTTGCTTTCATCACCGAAAAATCTCTTCGTTCAAATCCGgcttatttgtttattttgaatttatctATTGCTGACTTTTTAACCGGTGCTTTCTCGTTCCCGCTTAACACTCTTTGGCTTATGTTTGATTATTGGCCATTTGGTGAAGGGGTCTGTAAGATGTGGTTGATCATTGACTACACGGCATGTGCTGTTTCTGTTTGTGGTATTATCTTAATCAGTTTGGATCGGTACTGGATGTTAAAATTGAAGTTGAAATATCGTCAATTTCAGACTACAAAACGCGTTACCGTTATGATTCTTGTATCTTGGGCTGTTCTCATACCATTTTACGCAATTCCAACTTTATTCTGGGAGAAATTCAAGGGAGaacaaataattgattattcAGAAGATTGTGAAATGGAATCAGAACAAAGTTTGGCGTACAATTTAGTCATCGTATTCGTCGAATTTTTGATACCTCTTCCTATCATTGTATATTTCAATATCATTGTTTACCGTGAAATACGGTCGCGTTCACGTACACGCCCTAGCCATAATATCAGCCAATCTGTAACACACGGCTGTGATTCTACCATCTCTACTGCTGTTGCCTTCTCTGTTACCTCTGAAAATCCGCGAAATATGCTTAAAAAGCATCGAAAAGCGGCAGTAACACTCGGCGCACTGGTGATTGCGTTTGCAATCTGCTGGACTCCTTACAACATTGTTTTAATTTGGAGTATCGTCTGTGATGACTGTTTAAGTGACACTCTCTGGGAGGTCGTCAACTACCTTTTGTGGACCAACTCTGCCATCAATCCGTTCCTTTACGCCCTCACAAATCTTAAAATCAGAGaatgttattataaattgttGGGCGTGAACTATTTTAGGAAGAGCACACGTATAATACAAGTACATTGA